A genomic window from Thunnus thynnus chromosome 12, fThuThy2.1, whole genome shotgun sequence includes:
- the LOC137194067 gene encoding solute carrier family 22 member 4-like: MDVCRHGVLWSRSLNTSDLNGNAYLNCFISAAIDIVVYVATWLLVNQAPRPTLLFSTLMFCGITLLIIKLVPEGVYSTVLPYIIFDTISIMAAVVSMWLPDTRNNKLPDLISQAKPIRGCCYPKEIPATQSDTTGGCKEMSKSAIC; this comes from the exons ATG gatGTCTGTCGCCATGGTGTTCTATGGTCTCGCTCTCTCAACACCAGTGACCTGAATGGAAATGCTTACCTGAACTGCTTCATTTCTGCAGCCATTGACATTGTGGTGTACGTTGCCACTTGGCTGCTGGTTAATCAAGCGCCACGGCCaactctcctcttctccacaCTGATGTTCTGCGGCATCACGCTTCTAATCATAAAGCTGGTTCCCGAAG GAGTTTACAGCACAGTTCTCCCGTACATCATCTTTGATACAATCAGCATCATGGCCGCTGTCGTTAGCATGTGGCTGCCAGACACCAGAAACAACAAACTTCCTGACCTTATCAGCCAAGCCAAACCTATCAGAGG cTGTTGCTATCCAAAGGAAATACCTGCAACCCAGTCAGATACAACTGGAGGCTGTAAAGAAATGAGCAAGAGCGCCATCTGCTGA